Part of the Salinimonas lutimaris genome, GCGTTCTCACTGCACTGGTTTCAGCACTTACAGGTTGATAAACCCGATGTGGAAGATAATGAACTGCACCAGGCGCTGACCTGGCAGGTAAAAGATCTGGTCGAAGGCGATAAGCCATTTGTGATGGACTACTTTGATATGCCGGTGCCGGTCGCCGGTGCACACAAAGTCAATCTTATTGCTATCGACGAGCGTGAAATTGAGAAAACCAGTCTGGCCGTGTTTCAGGCCGGCCTGCGTCTGACCGGTATTACGATTGAAGAGCTGGCTTACTGTGACTTACTTCCGGCCTCTGCCACCCCCTGTATTACCGTGATTCAGGAAGGTAACGAAGAAGTGGTGCTGTCGGTGGTGAAAGACGGCCATCTGTATGTGTCGCGCCGTTTAAAAGGATTTGAAAACCTGCCCGGTTTCTCACCCGAAGAACTGCAGATGGGAATTCTGGACTCACTGAGCGTGCAGGTACAGCGCTCCATGGATTACTTTGAAAGTCAGCTGCGTCAGGCCCCGATCCGACAAATATTTATCCGTTTGAACAGTCCTCACCAGGCGCTGCTGGCCGGGCAAATTCAACAAGGCACCGGCGCCACGGTAACGGTACTGGAGCCGCCGGTCAGTGCTGCCGATACAGCATTGAACAAACTAAACTTTATCAGTCTTGGCGCTGCTCTGGCGCCTGCCCGGGTTAAAAGTGAGCCGGCTGCCACTGTTGGAGAGGCGTCATGAAGTCCCGGGTTAATCTTTATTCCAAAGCCTTTGCCCCGCGCCTTGAGGTGGTATCGCTGCACAGTTTACTGGTTGTGACCGGGCTGATCGTTGCTTCGATGATTTTGTACTGGGTGCTGCAGCAGTCAGCGGTCAGCACACTGTCACGCCAGACCAGTGAGCTGTCTAATAGCAACGAAATGCTTGAGCAGCAGATTGCACAATTACAGACCACCCTGACGAATCGTAAGCCGGACCCGGCACTTCAGGCTATGGTTACCCGCATGCAAAACCAGCTGACCAGCCAGCAACTACTACTGACAGAGTTAAGCCGCCGGGATGCTATTCGTGAACAGGGTTTTGCCGGTCTGCTAAGTGATCTGGCTGCTCGTCACCAGCCGGGGTTATGGTTGGAGCTGATTGAAGTAGATGAACAGGAAATGCGCCTGCAAGGCAGCGTGAATCAGGCCGAGACCGTGCCGGTATGGCTGGCCGGGCTGGCCCAGGCTGAGTCTTTTCAGGGTAAATCATTTGATACTGCAACGGTATATCGTATTGACGAGCACCTGCGGTTTGAACTGGATACTGCCCGGGTAACACCTACGCCAGGGTCTGCTTCAGAACCTGCCGACATTGCCAATAGTCTGGCCGGGGCGACCGCCGCCAGACAGGCCGAGAGGCAGCCATGATTCAACAATGGAATGCGCGGTTTGTGGCCATGTCGGCCCGAGAAAAATACCTGATTGCCGGTGCCACTCTGGTATGTGTGCTGTTACTTGGATTTACCTTTTTAGTGGAACCGGTCGCTAAACAAAAAAATCAGCTGGAAGTAGCGCTGGCCAGTGAGCAGGCCCGGATGACAAATCTGCAGCAGCAGGTGGCGCTATTTACTGATGCGCTAAAAGATGACCCCGATACGCCGTTAAAAGCCCAGATAGCCAGACTTGAGCAGCGTCAGCACGATCTGGGAATCCGGTTTGCCGATGAACTGAGCGAGCTGGTTGACCCGGTGCAGATGCCATCGGTGATGAAGCGTCTGTTCAACCGGGCCGGGCGGTTGTCATTACAGGAAATGCGCTCGTTACCCGTGATCAATTTATTTAAGGACAACCCAAAAATGCAGGGCACAGCCCTGTATGAACATGGTCTGACGCTGACCTTTTCCGGCAATTACTTTGCGGTCAGAAATTTTTTACAAGAGGTTGAGCAGGGTGAGGATGCCCTTTACTGGCGAACTCTGCGCTACGAAGTCAGTGACTACCCGCAGGCGCTGGTAACACTGCATATTTATACGTTAAGTACCGATGAGGCTTTTATCCGTGTTAACTAGAACACTTTTTATGTTGGTTCTGTTTGTTTCTTATCTGGCCCAGGCGCAGGTACGCGAAGAGTTTGATCCTACCCGTCCGGTAGCAGCCAGAGCCCAAAGCAGTAACCAGCAGGTTATCGCCTCTAAATGGCAGGTCAGTGCGATATTTTCTACGGCTACCGAGATGCGGGCGGTGGTGAATGGTCAGGCGGTACGTCCCGGTGAGTCCGTGGATGAAGCCAAAGTGCTCAGCATTGAGCCTTCTGCGGTCACCATTTTGCTCCCGCACACGCATCAGCAGCACCGTTTATCCCTGGCAACCAGTCAGCCGGTTAAGCGCAATGTTTCCAATTCTTATTAGAGGCCATCAATGACTTACCGATATGCCGTTACATTGATCAGTGCCGCACTGCTCGCAGCCTGCCAGTCTACGCCCGCTGAATCACCGGTTGAGCGCGATTTAAAACAGCAAATGATGGATGCAGCCACCCCGGCACCTGATTCAGCTACACCTGCCGCAACCCTGACCATACCGGCCGACGTGGCGCAGGCGCTGATGAGTCAGCCGGCCTCCACGCTAAGCGGGCCGGATGCATTGTACGGCCCACAGAAGTTTGATGTGGATGCACAACAAGTTGATGTACGTGCTTTTTTTGCCGCTTTGGTGGACGGTACGCCGTTTAGCGCTGCCATTCATCCGCAGGTCACCGGCAACATTTCGTTAAGTTTGAAGCAGGTCACCATGGCGCAGGTGATGGGCCTGCTGCAGGATTTGTACGGTTATGATATTCAGCGCAAAGATACGGTGTATCAGGTGCGCCCGGCCGGTATGCGCACAGAAACATTCGCCGTGAACTATTTGCTGATGAAGCGTGACGGCTCCACCCAGACCAGTATTATTTCTGGCGGTGTATCACAAAATAATGATAACGGCACCAATGCCCAGGGCAATCAGTTTAACAACTTCACCGGAAACAGCGCCGGTGGCGGTAACCTTAACGGTCTGGGGGGTGGCACCAATAACAATGGCACGGCCATTAATACCCGCACTGAAACTGACTTCTGGAGCACGTTAAAGGAAAGCCTGACCGCCATGGTGGGTAGCGAAAACGGGCGGGCAGTGTTTGTCACGCCGCAGGCCGGTCTGGTGACAGTCAGGGCATTGCCGCAGGAAATTCAGGATATTAAGACATTTCTTAAAGTGTCAGAAACCCACCTGCAACGTCAGGTGGTGCTCGAAGCACGCATTCTGGAAGTGGAGCTTAAAGACGATTTTCAACAAGGGATCAACTGGAATCAGATTATTGCCAGTGCCGGCAGTACGGAGCTTAATTTCAGCACTACCGCCGGCAACTTTGGCAACCAGATTACCTCAGCGCTGGGCGGCGTAACCAGCTTATCATTCCTCAACGAGGACTTTTCCGGCGTGCTGTCGCTGTTGTCCACACAGGGCGATGTACAGGTGCTGTCGAGCCCGCGGGTAACGGCAACCAACAACCAGAAAGCTGTGATCAAAGTGGGCGACGATGAATACTTTGTTACCGAAGTATCCAGTCAGAATACTATCACCAGCACCAGCACCTCAGTGGTGCCCAATATTGAGCTGACGCCGTTTTTCTCTGGTATCGCGCTGGATGTCACCCCGCAGATAGACGAAAAAGGCAGTGTGCTGCTGCACGTTCATCCGTCGGTTATTGAAACCGAGGAGCAGGAAAAAGTGCTGCGCCTCAACGATGAGCAAATTGTATTGCCGCTGGCACAAAGCACTATTCGTGAATCTGATACCGTGATTCGGGCAGCATCAGGTGAAATTGTGGTAATTGGTGGCCTGATGCAGACCAGCAATGTCGATACTGAATCAAAAACCCCGTTACTGGGCGATATACCGGTACTGGGCAATCTGTTTAAAAGCCGCCGCGCCACCACTGTCAAAAAAGAGCTGATCATTTTACTTAAACCTACCGTGGTAGGGCCGGGAACCTGGGCGGCTCAGATGGAAGCCAGCCGGGCGCAAATGGCTGACTGGCTCTACGTGGAGTAGCTATGTATTTGTACCACTTCGGCATTCGTGAGCTGCCTTTCACCCTGACCCCCAATACCAGTTATTACTTTGGCTTGCCCAGCCATAATGAGGCGCTTGAGGTATTGCTGACCGCACTGAAAACCGGCGAGGGGTTTATCAAGGTCACCGGCGAAGTGGGTACCGGCAAAACTCTGCTGTGCCGCAAACTGCTCAACGAATTACCCGGCTTTTTTCATACCGCGTATATCCCCAACCCTATGCTCAGCCCTGAGGATTTACGCCGGGCCGTCGCCTCGGAGCTGGAAGTTGAGCTGGGTGAGAGTGTTGATGCCCAGTCCTTTACCCAGAAAATTCAGCAACGACTGATGGCGATTCACCAGCAAAACAAAAGTGTGGTGTTAATTATTGATGAAGCACAGGCTTTACCGGACGATACCATGGAAGCACTGCGGCTGATGACCAATCTGGAAACCGAGTCGCGCAAACTGTTACAGGTCGTGTTATTCGGCCAGCCTGAGCTTGATGAAAAGCTTGCTTGCGCGGCTTTCAGACAACTGCGCCAGCGTATTACGTTCAGCTATGCGCTAAAACTGATGGATGCTGACCAGATTTTTCAGTATGTGGCGCATCGCATGCAGGTAGCCGGCTATGCTAATCCGCCGGTGTTTACCCCGCGCTGCTGTCAGTTGCTGTATAAAGCCAGCGGCGGCATTCCGCGAATTGTTAATGTGCTGTGCCATAAAGCCTTGATGCTGGCGTACGGCGAGGGACGTGCTGTGGTAATCCCGGCAGATATCCGGCTGGCTGCCAAAGATACCGAGGCAGCCCGCACACCGGCTAGCCTGATGATTCCCGCGGCCTTGTGTGGGCTGTTCGGCGTGACTTTGATGGCGGCCTTGTTGTGGCATTCCGGGGTCAGTCTATGAGCGTGGTGAATAAAATGCTGCGCGACCTGGACGGTCAGGCCAGGCATCAGGAAACCGGCACCCACGAGAAGGCTAGTCAGCTGCCAGACAACCAGTATCAGCCGCCGGGGCGTTCTCATCACATCAGTCTGATTCTGATTGCTATGCTGGTGCTGCTGGCCACCGGTGCTGCCGGTTATTTCTGGTGGCATTTTTCTACGGCTAAGCCATCGACAAACCCCGCTATTATTCCGCTTAGCCAGCAGGTACTGGTCAATGCCAGTGAGTCATCTCAGCCGGTAACAGATGCTGCCCCTGATAGCAGCAAACCGCAGCCTGTGAGTGAGCCTGCAAGTCGCCCGAATGTCGCAAAGCCTGCCACGCTGACGTCAGTGAATAATGCTAAGCCCGCGGCCTCAGAACCGGCGTTTCAGCCAGTTGTTCAGGTTGCCCAGCCTGCATTAACGGAATCACAACCTGCCAGAACTGCGCCGGCCAGCTCGCCAGATACCAGCACAGTGCCTGCGTCAGGACAGTTATCGGTGACCCGCACCACCGAGGCGCTAAGTATGGCTGACTCATTACGTATGCAAATAGGCGCTGCACTGGAGCACAACGAACAGGCTCAGGCCATTCAGTTACTGCGCGAGCTGGTGGTGCTTGAGGACAATAATCCGCAACCGGCCAAAAAGCTGGCCTCGGTGTACTATGCACAAGGTCAGGTTATCAAGGCACAGGCCATTTTAGACAAGCAAATCCGGCTGCATCCTGCAGACCCCAGTGTGCGTTTAATGAGTGCCCGTTTGCTGGTGAAACAAAACGAACCCGATCAGGCGCTTCAGCGCCTCTATGATCTGCCGGCCAGCGCTGCCCCCGGAACAGATTATATTAGTTTCAGGGCAGCACTGGCACAGGAGCAGGGGCGGCTGGCGCAGGCCATGAGTGATTATCATCAACTGGTCGCACAGGATAGCCAAAACGCCCGCTGGTGGCTGGGTCTGGGTATTGTGGCCGACCAACAAAATCAGAACAGTGTGGCTCAGGCAGCCTATCAGCATGCCCTGTCGCTTAAGCAGCTGGCGCCGTCTGTACACCAGTACATCTCATCGCGCCTGGCGTCTTTGCAGGAGTTACACAATGGATAAAAAGATTCGTCTGGGCGATCTGCTGGTTCAGAGCAACCTGATTTCAGAAGAGCAGCTGATGTCGGCGCTGGCCGAGCAGCGGCAGACCGGCCGCAAACTGGGAGCGACCCTGATTGCGATGCAGCTGGTGACCGAGCAGCAACTGCTGGAACTGTTGTCTGCTCACCTTAATGTACCGCTGATCGATATCGACCATTATCAGGTTAACCCTGATGCGGTTAAGTTGTTACCTGAAGTGCAGGCGCGGCGTTACCGGGCACTGGTGCTGGAAGATAAAGGCGATAAGTTGCTGGTGGCCATGAGTGACCCGGCTGATTTGACTGCGGCCGACAATCTGGCAGATATTCTGCCCAAGCCGTTTGATATTGCGGTGGTCAGTGAAGCGCAGCTGTTTAATGCCTACGACGCGTTTTATCGTAAAACCGAAGAAATTGCCTCGTTTGCCAATGAACTGGCAGAAGAATACCAGACCGGTGATGACTTTGAGCTCAGTGTGGGTCTGGAAAACGAGCAGGATACGGCGGTTGCCCGCTTGTTGCAGTCTATTTTTGATGATGCGGTGATGGCCAAGGCATCAGATATTCATATAGAGCCGGATGAGACACAACTGCGCATCCGGCAACGGGTGGACGGGGTTTTACAGGAAAACATCATTCCGCAAAAAAATATTGCCGCGGCATTGGTGCTACGACTTAAGCTGATGGCCGGCCTGGATATTTCAGAAAAACGCTTGCCGCAGGATGGCCGCACCCAGGTGAATGTAAAAGGCCACCGAATCGATGTGCGCTTGTCTACCATGCCGGTGCATGCCGGTGAATCTGTGGTTATGCGTTTGCTGGACCAGTCCGCCGGTTTGCTGACGCTGGAGCAGACCGGGATGCCAGCTAACTTACTGGACCGCTTTCGTACGCTGTTACACCGGCCGCATGGCATGATACTGGTAACCGGGCCGACCGGTTCGGGGAAAACCACCACGCTGTATGGTGCGCTCAGCGAGCTGAATAAACCGGAACGTAAAATCATTACCGCAGAAGATCCGGTGGAATACCGTCTGCCGCGGATTAATCAGGTGCAGGTG contains:
- the mshL gene encoding pilus (MSHA type) biogenesis protein MshL, whose amino-acid sequence is MTYRYAVTLISAALLAACQSTPAESPVERDLKQQMMDAATPAPDSATPAATLTIPADVAQALMSQPASTLSGPDALYGPQKFDVDAQQVDVRAFFAALVDGTPFSAAIHPQVTGNISLSLKQVTMAQVMGLLQDLYGYDIQRKDTVYQVRPAGMRTETFAVNYLLMKRDGSTQTSIISGGVSQNNDNGTNAQGNQFNNFTGNSAGGGNLNGLGGGTNNNGTAINTRTETDFWSTLKESLTAMVGSENGRAVFVTPQAGLVTVRALPQEIQDIKTFLKVSETHLQRQVVLEARILEVELKDDFQQGINWNQIIASAGSTELNFSTTAGNFGNQITSALGGVTSLSFLNEDFSGVLSLLSTQGDVQVLSSPRVTATNNQKAVIKVGDDEYFVTEVSSQNTITSTSTSVVPNIELTPFFSGIALDVTPQIDEKGSVLLHVHPSVIETEEQEKVLRLNDEQIVLPLAQSTIRESDTVIRAASGEIVVIGGLMQTSNVDTESKTPLLGDIPVLGNLFKSRRATTVKKELIILLKPTVVGPGTWAAQMEASRAQMADWLYVE
- a CDS encoding MSHA biogenesis protein MshI, translating into MMQIGWRDYLKRKFQPKSDYFSLGIAITPDTVTFCALKKQADVISVFFEHTVAYTKWAKQLNKWVTQHKLQGTPAYVAFSLHWFQHLQVDKPDVEDNELHQALTWQVKDLVEGDKPFVMDYFDMPVPVAGAHKVNLIAIDEREIEKTSLAVFQAGLRLTGITIEELAYCDLLPASATPCITVIQEGNEEVVLSVVKDGHLYVSRRLKGFENLPGFSPEELQMGILDSLSVQVQRSMDYFESQLRQAPIRQIFIRLNSPHQALLAGQIQQGTGATVTVLEPPVSAADTALNKLNFISLGAALAPARVKSEPAATVGEAS
- a CDS encoding GspE/PulE family protein yields the protein MDKKIRLGDLLVQSNLISEEQLMSALAEQRQTGRKLGATLIAMQLVTEQQLLELLSAHLNVPLIDIDHYQVNPDAVKLLPEVQARRYRALVLEDKGDKLLVAMSDPADLTAADNLADILPKPFDIAVVSEAQLFNAYDAFYRKTEEIASFANELAEEYQTGDDFELSVGLENEQDTAVARLLQSIFDDAVMAKASDIHIEPDETQLRIRQRVDGVLQENIIPQKNIAAALVLRLKLMAGLDISEKRLPQDGRTQVNVKGHRIDVRLSTMPVHAGESVVMRLLDQSAGLLTLEQTGMPANLLDRFRTLLHRPHGMILVTGPTGSGKTTTLYGALSELNKPERKIITAEDPVEYRLPRINQVQVNSKIDLTFSNILRTTLRQDPDIIMVGEMRDQETVEIGLRGALTGHLVLSTLHTNDAVSSAIRLIDMGAPGYLVASSLRGIIAQRLVRRICDNCTVDDTLDDEGRFWLSNIDSSIDTITFKRGAGCQKCNHTGYRGRVGVFELLELTEQMMNALKANDTVAFAEHARHSKYYRPLSHAALTYAKMGVTSVDEVLKLVEMVADSGSEPAPVTEAGDGEV
- the gspM gene encoding type II secretion system protein GspM — encoded protein: MIQQWNARFVAMSAREKYLIAGATLVCVLLLGFTFLVEPVAKQKNQLEVALASEQARMTNLQQQVALFTDALKDDPDTPLKAQIARLEQRQHDLGIRFADELSELVDPVQMPSVMKRLFNRAGRLSLQEMRSLPVINLFKDNPKMQGTALYEHGLTLTFSGNYFAVRNFLQEVEQGEDALYWRTLRYEVSDYPQALVTLHIYTLSTDEAFIRVN
- a CDS encoding tetratricopeptide repeat protein, with the protein product MSVVNKMLRDLDGQARHQETGTHEKASQLPDNQYQPPGRSHHISLILIAMLVLLATGAAGYFWWHFSTAKPSTNPAIIPLSQQVLVNASESSQPVTDAAPDSSKPQPVSEPASRPNVAKPATLTSVNNAKPAASEPAFQPVVQVAQPALTESQPARTAPASSPDTSTVPASGQLSVTRTTEALSMADSLRMQIGAALEHNEQAQAIQLLRELVVLEDNNPQPAKKLASVYYAQGQVIKAQAILDKQIRLHPADPSVRLMSARLLVKQNEPDQALQRLYDLPASAAPGTDYISFRAALAQEQGRLAQAMSDYHQLVAQDSQNARWWLGLGIVADQQNQNSVAQAAYQHALSLKQLAPSVHQYISSRLASLQELHNG
- a CDS encoding ExeA family protein, giving the protein MYLYHFGIRELPFTLTPNTSYYFGLPSHNEALEVLLTALKTGEGFIKVTGEVGTGKTLLCRKLLNELPGFFHTAYIPNPMLSPEDLRRAVASELEVELGESVDAQSFTQKIQQRLMAIHQQNKSVVLIIDEAQALPDDTMEALRLMTNLETESRKLLQVVLFGQPELDEKLACAAFRQLRQRITFSYALKLMDADQIFQYVAHRMQVAGYANPPVFTPRCCQLLYKASGGIPRIVNVLCHKALMLAYGEGRAVVIPADIRLAAKDTEAARTPASLMIPAALCGLFGVTLMAALLWHSGVSL